A genomic region of Colletotrichum destructivum chromosome 1, complete sequence contains the following coding sequences:
- a CDS encoding Putative phospholipid/glycerol acyltransferase has protein sequence MAASEARPDQPSLPWRMASAAIMSLTGAISRAFLHGLNDVQTEGLPQFLEVLDKRRAEVPQRGLITVSNHISVLDDPLIWGALPLKYNSVPSSARWGLGAHDICFKNGFFKSFFSLGQVLPTYRMLHSPNGGLFQPTMAQAIRLVSGPGALFPLKTAFRAGNNEVFASPAYYRNNHNAWVHVFPEGCVHQHPQRTLRYFKWGVSRLILESDPAPQLVPIFIDGFSDIMPEDRQWPRWAPRIGAKIRVIYGEALEVGDAFKEQRSRWKRMVQKEEEALGKRLNAGEVPESLKDHPEAIQLRIEVAKTVRDLVQELRLRAGYPQDDPAFALAETWERDPKKKQYKSPVDDGLVHKE, from the exons ATGGCCGCCTCAGAAGCACGGCCGGATCAGCCGAGTCTGCCCTGGCGGATGGCATCGGCGGCCATCATGAGCCTCACCGGCGCCATTTCCCGAGCCTTTCTGCATGGCCTCAATGATGTCCAGACCGAAGGCCTTCCTCAATTCCTGGAGGTATTGGACAAGCGTCGAGCCGAGGTCCCCCAGCGTGGTCTCATTACCG TCTCAAACCACATTAGCGT CTTAGATGATCCTCTGATATGGGGTGCGTTACCACTCAAGTACAATTCAGTACCATCGAGCGCTCGATGGGGTCTTGGTGCCCATGACATTTGCTTCAAGAACGG CTTCTTCAAGTCCTTCTTTAGTCTCGGTCAGGTTTTGCCGACATATCGCATGCTTCACTCACCAAATGGTGGTCTCTTTCAGCCGACAATGGCACAGGCTATCCGCCTCGTCTCGGGTCCTGGAGCCCTGTTTCCCTTAAAAACAGCCTTCCGTGCTGGCAACAACGAGGTTTTCGCCTCGCCTGCATATTACCGTAACAACCACAACGCGTGGGTTCACGTGTTCCCGGAAGGATGTGTACACCAACATCCCCAGCGGACTCTCCGATACTTCAAATGGGGAGTCTCGCGGTTAATCCTTGAATCCGACCCGGCGCCTCAGCTCGTCCCTATCTTCATTGATGGCTTCTCAGACATCATGCCCGAAGACAGACAGTGGCCACGATGGGCTCCGCGCATTGGTGCCAAGATCCGTGTCATCTACGGCGAGGCCCTTGAGGTAGGTGACGCATTTAAGGAGCAGCGATCTAGGTGGAAGCGCATGGTtcaaaaagaagaagaggcccTGGGCAAGCGACTGAACGCCGGCGAAGTACCTGAGTCGCTGAAAGACCATCCTGAGGCCATTCAGCTACGGATAGAAGTCGCCAAGACCGTCAGAGACTTGGTGCAGGAACTGAGACTGCGGGCGGGCTATCCTCAGGATGACCCGGCGTTTGCTCTTGCCGAGACGTGGGAGCGCGAccctaagaagaagcagtATAAAAGTCCAGTGGATGACGGTTTGGTTCACAAGGAATGA
- a CDS encoding Putative serine/threonine-protein kinase, active, translating to MDGKRHPSSFQQLEKLGEGTYATVFKGRNRQTGELVALKEIHLDSEEGTPSTAIREISLMKELKHENIVALHDVIHTENKLMLVFEYMDGDLKKYMDTHGDRGALKPHQIKSFMYQLLRGIDFCHQNRVLHRDLKPQNLLINGKGQLKLGDFGLARAFGIPVNTFSNEVVTLWYRAPDVLLGSRTYNTSIDIWSAGCIMAEMYTGRPLFPGTTNEDQIIRIFRIMGTPTERTWTGITQFPEYKPTFQMYATQDLRQILPQIDPTGIDLLQRMLQLRPELRISAHEALKHPWFNDIVMQQHQQQALQAQARAYPGQGSYETY from the exons ATGGACGGCAAGAGACACCCGAGCTCGTTCcagcagctcgagaagctcggcgagggcacATACGCGACT GTCTTCAAAGGTCGAAACCGGCAAACAGGAGAGCTTGTTGCGCTGAAGGAAATCCACCTGGACTCGGAAGAGGGCACACCCTCAACTGCGATTCGAGAGATCTCCCTTATGAAGGAGCTCAAGCACGAGAACATTGTCGCCCTTCACGATGTCATCCACACCGAGAACAAGTTGATGTTAGTCTTCGAGTATATGGATGGGGACCTGAAGAAGTATATGGATACCCATGGCGACAGGGGCGCCTTGAAGCCGCACCAGATCAAGTCTTTCATGTACCAACTCTTGAGAGGCATCGATTTTTGCCATCAGAACAGGGTGCTGCACCGAGACCTGAAGCCGCAGAATCTCTTGATCAACGGCAAGGGACAGCTCAAGCTTGGCGACTTTGGACTAGCCCGCGCCTTCGGCATTCCTGTGAACACCTTTTCGAACGAGGTTGTTACGCTCTGGTATCGTGCACCGGACGTTCTCCTTGGAAGCAGAACGTACAACACAAGCATCGATATCTGGTCTGCGGGATGCATTATGGCAGAGATGTACACTGGTCGACCATTGTTCCCTGGCACAACGAACGAGGACCAGATCATCCGGATTTTCCGCATTATGGGTACACCCACCGAGCGTACCTGGACTGGCATTACCCAGTTTCCTGAGTACAAGCCAACCTTCCAGATGTACGCCACCCAAGATCTTCGCCAGATTCTCCCACAGATCGATCCCACAGGCATCGATCTGCTCCAGCGGATGCTCCAGCTACGCCCTGAACTACGCATCAGCGCGCACGAAGCCCTTAAGCATCCTTGGTTCAACGACATTGTcatgcagcagcaccagcagcaagcCTTGCAAGCACAGGCTAGAGCGTACCCCGGACAGGGGTCTTACGAGACGTACTGA
- a CDS encoding Putative P-loop containing nucleoside triphosphate hydrolase: MRPLPGSTAFPGTPSSSDGASDCLASASQSTAAHMSFILTDEATIDSSLAPQYLPLRTRDQRKHAVHTVSGDISAPNRELGTASPATASRSTPTLQPRDNTPPRSVPATNPSPARVHTPPPIASQPMTPILYGVSGPCSAISSSSSRRNSLVGSLSEYQESFVMSAFGSSEPGQPQSSYVGEGAQQFIMPTINVPSRRPFTETGKSLGRLKLLMAGRSGLGKTALIRAITHSCSHIVHVDSTIPIAMASTGLLPGNALSSDPPIGQGTFQITETFASTKPYPPWWKGSVQGSFMSSSTSTDDTILDRNVCLVDTPGYQETCRPTETVNQVSQYVESHLQKNRLNGLEDSDVLKTIGGSGGLLVDAVLYTIPSSGLTSTDFQYIRQLESLTNVLPLVAHADVLTSEQITESKERIAKQLTEAGIRLFTFSPPASNRDEPDIYAISSKLGSDLDVMDASLLMGSEYVQPLVPTDLSRLLESIFSVDGATWLRHAAATKLLSWRLRHPRTSISSTGLTLHPEGHVDRRLLRTQTGSLTPLATSLVPRYAPHEERFCRIQFTDWAADLQRSLANERAIQERTARAQAATWMGEGLRGGLGDETNEAMALTRTRGRRDHQRPFNRRHSTGSSQNWALARHQDPLGLLQLKADFRWQGWNTLEMVGGLGLLGGLAWLLV; the protein is encoded by the exons ATGCGACCTTTACCTGGCAGCACTGCGTTCCCGGGGACCCCTTCCTCGAGTGACGGAGCCTCCGATTGCCTCGCTTCCGCTTCACAGTCTACCGCCGCCCATATGTCTTTCATTCTCACCGACGAAGCCACAATAGATTCTTCACTTGCGCCCCAATACCTACCTCTCCGGACGCGCGACCAGCGCAAACACGCCGTCCACACCGTATCTGGCGACATCAGTGCCCCGAACCGTGAACTCGGTACTGCTTCGCCTGCAACAGCCTCTCGTTCCACCCCTACGTTGCAGCCTCGTGACAACACGCCACCTCGATCAGTTCCTGCGACAAACCCATCGCCAGCAAGAGTGCATACCCCTCCACCTATTGCATCTCAACCCATGACGCCAATACTGTACGGCGTGTCTGGACCCTGTTCCGCTATTAGCAGTTCTTCATCCCGGCGTAACTCCTTGGTAGGGTCGCTATCCGAATATCAAGAAAGCTTCGTCATGAGCGCATTTGGGTCTTCAGAGCCTGGTCAACCCCAGAGTTCGTACGTCGGCGAAGGCGCTCAGCAGTTCATCATGCCCACCATCAACGTCCCTAGCCGGAGACCCTTCACAGAAACAGGGAAGAGTCTCGGGAGGCTCAAACTCCTCATGGCTGGCAGGTCAG GTCTAGGGAAAACTGCACTGATCCGAGCGATAACACATTCTTGCTCTCACATTGTACATGTTGACTCTACCATCCCGATTGCAATGGCATCCACGGGCTTGCTACCAGGGAACGCGCTCTCGAGTGATCCTCCTATTGGCCAGGGAACTTTCCAGATAACTGAGACGTTCGCCAGCACCAAGCCGTATCCACCTTGGTGGAAGGGATCGGTTCAAGGCAGTTTCATGTCCAGCTCTACCAGTACCGATGACACGATATTAGATAGGAATGTTTGTCTGGTGGACACGCCAGGTTATCAGGAAACATGTCGA CCTACGGAAACGGTTAACCAGGTGTCGCAATACGTTGAATCCCATCTTCAAAAGAATCGTCTTAACGGTTTGGAGGACTCGGATGTCTTGAAGACGATTGGTGGAAGCGGTGGTTTGCTCGTTGATGCCGTGCTCTACACGATACCCAGCTCAG GCCTTACCTCGACAGATTTCCAGTACATTCGTCAACTGGAATCACTTACGAATGTTCTTCCACTCGTCGCGCACGCTGACGTGCTGACATCGGAGCAAATCACGGAAAGCAAGGAGCGCATCGCAAAGCAACTCACTGAGGCAGGCATTAGGTTGTTCACTTTCTCTCCCCCGGCTTCCAACCGAGACGAACCAGACATATATGCGATATCGAGCAAGTTAGGGTCAGATCTTGATGTCATGGATGCCAGTCTGCTAATGGGTTCCGAATACGTGCAACCTCTTGTGCCGACTGACCTCTCGCGTTTGTTGGAAAGTATATTCAGTGTCGATGGGGCAACGTGGCTCCGACATGCTGCTGCGACGAAGCTTCTGAGCTGGCGCCTCCGCCACCCCAGGACTAGTATCAGCTCTACTGGCCTCACATTACATCCAGAGGGGCATGTGGATAGGCGACTACTTCGCACTCAGACTGGTTCTTTAACGCCTCTCGCCACAAGCCTGGTGCCGCGCTATGCCCCTCACGAGGAGCGTTTCTGTCGAATACAATTCACAGACTGGGCAGCTGACTTACAACGCAGCTTAGCCAATGAGAGGGCAATTCAGGAGAGGACTGCGCGGGCGCAGGCAGCTACATGGATGGGAGAAGGGTTGCGTGGTGGGCTGGGCGATGAGACAAACGAGGCCATGGCATTGACACGAACccgtggacgacgagatcatcAACGGCCCTTCAACAGGAGACACAGCACAGGCTCAAGTCAAAATTGGGCGCTAGCGAGGCATCAAGACCCCCTGGGCTTACTACAACTCAAGGCCGATTTTAGATGGCAGGGCTGGAACACCTTAGAGATGgttggcggccttggacTTCTCGGAGGCTTGGCGTGGCTGCTCGTCTGA
- a CDS encoding Putative polymerase, nucleotidyl transferase domain, poly(A) polymerase, RNA-binding protein: protein MASEERPLGVTPPISSALPTEAENHAMQTLIDELRRQNTFESPADTQKREKVLEHLARICDEFVKRVAREREKGNDALIRDARGKIFTYGSYRLGVYGPGSDIDTLVVAPKYVTRADYFEIFPNLLKEMAPPGAITDMAVVADAFVPIIKFEFSGISIDLIFSRIAMLKQLPKDFNVQDSGLLRGLDEAELRSLNGTRVTDEILSLVPEQATFKLALRAIKLWAQRRAIYANIMGFPGGVAWAMLVARVCQLYPKAASSVIVNKFFHIMRRWPWPQPVLLKQVEGGPLQVRVWNPKLYKGDQFHLMPVITPAYPSMCATYNITRSAMTVIQQELQRGCDITDAIMLGRSPWSDLFVKHTFFTQGYKYYISVITSSTDKEAHKVWSGYVESKVRVLVQGLEQHQSIALAHAFNKGYERRHRCANETEVHQVQAGNMSFLVKDGEVHDTSSVKVETEAGLSNMPVLKSGPAETTLGIKEEMEPADIKQEMSSAANLKAEKEDDSVPAIDVFTTTHYIGLTLSEGAKSLDLSYQVDNFKSLCTTWEKYDPTLNCLAVQHVRSFNLPEDVFEPGEKKPQKPQKRQANANGSAQIKKRSASEENQQPPAKRQQASVTAAG from the exons ATGGCTAGCGAGGAAAGACCTTTGGGCGTGACGCCGCCCATCTCCTCCGCCCTCCCAACCGAAGCAGAGAACCATGCGATGCAGACCCTTATCGACGAGCTTCGGAGGCAGAACACTTTTGAGAGCCCTGCAGACACCCAAAAAAG GGAAAAGGTTCTTGAGCATCTTGCGCGGATATGCGACGAGTTCGTCAAACGAGTGGCCCGGGAACGGGAAAAGGGCAACGACGCCCTCATCAGAGATGCCAGAGGCAAGATCTTTACCTACGGCAGCTACCGCTTGGGCGTTTATGGCCCAGGCTCCGATATCGATacccttgtcgtcgccccGAAATACGTTACCCGCGCCGACTATTTCGAGATCTTTCCCAACCTGCTCAAAGAGATGGCCCCTCCCGGCGCCATCACAGACATGGCTGTTGTTGCCGACGCTTTCGTTCCCATCATCAAGTTCGAATTTTCTGGCATCAGCATCGACCTGATCTTCTCCCGCATTGCCATGCTTAAGCAGTTGCCCAAGGACTTCAACGTTCAGGATTCCGGCCTGTTGCGAGGTCTCGACGAAGCAGAGCTGCGATCCCTCAACGGCACTCGGGTGACAGACGAGATTCTTAGTCTTGTCCCCGAGCAAGCTACTTTCAAGTTAGCCCTGCGCGCCATCAAGCTTTGGGCTCAGCGACGTGCCATCTACGCCAACATCATGGGATTCCCCGGCGGTGTGGCATGGGCTATGTTAGTTGCCCGTGTCTGTCAATTGTACCCGAAAGCAGCAAGCTCCGTCATTGTCAACAAGTTCTTCCACATCATGCGCCGCTGGCCGTGGCCTCAGCCGGTCCTTCTCAagcaggtcgagggcggtcCCCTCCAAGTCCGCGTTTGGAATCCCAAG CTTTACAAGGGTGACCAGTTTCATCTTATGCCCGTCATTACCCCCGCCTACCCCTCCATGTGCGCCACTTATAACATCACACGATCGGCCATGACTGTCATACAGCAAGAACTCCAAAGAGGTTGCGATATTACAGACGCTATCATGTTGGGCAGAAGCCCATGGAGCGACCTTTTTGTCAAGCATACGTTCTTCACCCAGGGATACAAGTACTACATCTCTGTCATCACTTCCAGCACAGATAAGGAAGCCCACAAGGTTTGGTCGGGCTACGTGGAGTCTAAAGTGCGCGTGTTGGTTCAAGGTCTGGAGCAGCATCAGTCGATAGCGTTGGCCCATGCGTTCAACAAAGGGTACGAACGCCGACACAGGTGCGCCAATGAGACAGAGGTTCATCAAGTCCAAGCTGGGAACATGTCCTTCCTGGTCAAAGATGGCGAGGTTCACGACACAAGTTCggtcaaggtcgagacgGAGGCGGGGTTGAGTAACATGCCCGTGCTCAAGTCTGGACCGGCGGAAACGACCCTAGGGATTAAAGAGGAAATGGAACCGGCTGACATCAAGCAAGAGATGTCATCAGCTGCCAACCTCAAGGCGGAGAAAGAGGACGATTCTGTTCCGGCAATCGACGTTTTCACCACCACGCACTACATAGGACTGACACTGAGTGAAG GCGCGAAATCGCTCGACTTGTCCTATCAAGTCGACAACTTCAAGTCACTGTGTACGACATGGGAGAAATACGATCCCACGTTGAACTGCCTGGCCGTCCAACACGTGCGAAG TTTTAACCTTCCCGAAGATGTTTTTGAGCCGGGCGAGAAAAAACCCCAGAAACCTCAAAAGAGGCAAGCAAATGCGAACGGCTCGGCACAGATCAAGAAACGAAGCGCTTCAGAG GAAAATCAACAGCCGCCGGCCAAGCGCCAACAGGCTTCCGTTACGGCTGCTGGCTGA
- a CDS encoding Putative misato Segment II tubulin-like domain, DML1/Misato, tubulin domain-containing protein, with translation MHEIITLQLGQLSNYAATHFWNTQESYFTYSDQDESPVNHNVHWRPGVALDGSETFLPRTVVYDLKGGFGSLRKINALYDASQEGAPAHLWKGSPQVHKQPQVEPSAFQQSLDLGTAAPKLSPSDVRYWSDFSRSFYHPKSLNQLYDYELNSSIRPFDKWTLGRELFDTLDKEHDIVDRDFRPFVEEADQMQGFQIVTTIDDAWGGFATEYVERLRDEYGKVTIWVWGLQTPVPAARIDQRRLQMANTARTIKDLCEHASMLVPMALPQTRLCSNINMDLQSPWHATALLGTAMETAGFPSRLNSGSTGSGLQATLSDLVSGLNLRGRQTMSRLQMSIVGPTSDLEENARTLQASEGDEEMENSKLDTDLFDILRAKPLTGRRNKNDGRGTPHLFGQAITTRGTPQGSNDGDQGRQRSRAALMENSTQRYYTGKGFPMLDSFPEIYLDSSGEPSTETFGVKTSLSTDTSVSAALKALRTAVSSSIGVEDREDISNELAELAEAYREGWSSGSDDEDD, from the exons ATGCACGAAATCATCACTCTCCAGCTAGGCCAGTTGAGCAACTACGCAGCAACCCATTTCTGGAACACTCAG GAATCCTACTTCACCTATTCGGATCAGGATGAGTCCCCAGTAAACCACAACGTCCACTGGCGCCCGGGCGTCGCACTCGACGGCTCCGAGACATTCCTCCCTCGTACAGTCGTGTACGATCTCAAGGGTGGTTTCGGCTCGCTTCGCAAGATAAATGCCCTGTACGACGCAAGCCAGGAAGGAGCACCTGCTCATCTGTG GAAAGGATCCCCTCAAGTCCATAAACAGCCGCAGGTCGAACCAAGCGCTTTCCAGCAGAGCCTGGACCTTGGCACCGCCGCGCCGAAGCTCAGCCCATCAGACGTGCGGTACTGGTCCGACTTCTCGCGCAGCTTCTATCACCCAAAGTCTCTCAACCAGCTCTACGACTATGAGCTCAACTCGTCCATCAGACCCTTCGACAAGTGGACACTGGGTCGAGAGCTTTTCGACACCTTGGACAAGGAGCATGACATTGTTGACCGAGACTTCCGTCCCTtcgtcgaggaagccgaCCAGATGCAGGGATTTCAGATTGTGACAACCATTGATGATGCTTGGGGAGGCTTTGCTACCGAGTACGTCGAGCGTCTGCGGGACGAGTACGGAAAGGTCACCATTTGGGTGTGGGGCTTGCAGACTCCTGTGCCTGCAGCACGGATT GATCAGAGACGTCTCCAGATGGCCAATACGGCCAGGACGATCAAGGACTTGTGCGAGCATGCCTCAATGTTGGTTCCTATGGCTCTCCCGCAGACTCGGCTATGCTCCAACATCAACATGGACCTCCAGTCCCCCTGGCACGCCACTGCTTTGTTAGGAACTGCCATGGAGACGGCAGGCTTTCCTTCTCGACTCAACTCCGGCAGCACTGGAAGCGGATTGCAAGCAACATTGAGCGACCTGGTCAGTGGCCTGAACCTACGTGGACGGCAGACCATGAGCCGTCTACAGATGAGCATCGTGGGCCCTACCTCGGACCTAGAGGAAAATGCTCGAACATTGCAGGCATCTGAGGGtgacgaggagatggagaatTCCAAACTGGACACAGACCTGTTTGATATCTTGCGAGCGAAGCCGTTGACGGGAAGACGAAACAAGAACGACGGAAGAGGCACACCCCACCTTTTCGGTCAAGCGATAACTACTCGCGGTACGCCGCAAGGCTCGAATGACGGGGATCAAGGCAGACAACGGTCAAGAGCCGCACTCATGGAGAACAGTACCCAGAG ATATTACACAGGCAAGGGTTTTCCCATGCTCGACAGTTTCCCAGAAATCTACCTTGACAGCAGCGGCGAGCCTTCCACCGAAACTTTTGGCGTCAAGACCAGCCTTTCCACGGACACATCTGTATCAGCAGCATTGAAAGCTTTGCGTACAGCTGTTTCATCTTCCATTGGGGTCGAGGACCGAGAGGACATCAGCAATGAGCTGGCTGAGCTTGCCGAGGCGTACCGTGAAGGATGGTCCAGTGGTAgcgatgatgaagacgactGA
- a CDS encoding Putative forkhead-associated (FHA) domain, Fork head domain, SMAD/FHA domain superfamily yields the protein MPTSAKRSQRTRRDARRDTSPARVEDSSPTRPSKRRKKVDESAPTDEDESSLTADQSGQPISDDDQLLAQVVQHFQVPKEGPAQASKDHANSIHEANGSGVQAYAKIAAQDWTFYITKLIVNIGRPSEGVTEDDEDFIHIDLGPSKMISRQHARIYFSSKEEVWYLEVKGRNGVKVNNVGLKQGSMRRLEGGEVLEVGGTEMIFVLPTEISPLHIDPLYLKRAGLSRQQITSPQPRTDLPEEPSSALGSTIRSSRGQQFRQPIAPAPADYKRPGTPPSAIRGKPTPSQHKSPHYSSSGTLLLNSNDIDLSLDENKHIKPQYSYAQMITQAIMNTSEGKLNLNGIYNFIMNNYAYYRHQQAAGWQNSIRHNLSLNKAFDKVARSTDEPGKGMKWQIVPEARDEMIRTAYKGGRGGHRGSSAPSSPSQLNYITHGPRDVNTREPASARKRKVSATGSPPPSSSLAAVQSTPDRSTRRLAPPSTALTVDGSPLPRPRKGGASASNSFTSASYNDQSPTLTSSYLPDENTSFVTPAPHRVHPRLAPPSTAQRPSQHMPTSSPAPFWKYADIGSTPLKPAAHFDMSPSKPSLGGIPQSSSPPPAKSPTSPTRSQRQESSREVPSEPSNPPEIEEEQGFDLAKGFQSIGSYHAPVSRGLSVASAMNGHT from the exons ATGCCCACCTCAGCGAAGCGCTCTCAGCGCACCCGtcgcgacgcccgccgcgaTACTTCCCCTGCAAGAGTAGAGGACAGCTCGCCCACTCGCCCATCCAAACGTCGCAAGAAG GTTGACGAGTCCGCGCCTACCGACGAAGACGAGTCCAGCCTCACTGCCGACCAGTCCGGCCAACCCATAAGCGACGATGATCAACTGCTAGCCCAGGTGGTTCAGCACTTTCAGGTACCCAAGGAAGGCCCTGCACAAGCCAGTAAGGACCATGCGAATTCGATACACGAAGCGAATGGAAGTGGCGTCCAAGCCTACGCCAAGATCGCGGCGCAGGACTGGACATTCTACATAACCAAACTCATCGTCAATATTGGTCGCCCGTCCGAGGGTGTAaccgaagacgacgaggacttcATCCATATCGACCTTGGTCCGAGCAAGATGATTTCGCGACAGCATGCTCGCATCTACTTCAGTTCCAAAGAAGAGGTGTGGTACCTCGAGGTCAAGGGTAGGAATGGTGTGAAGGTGAACAACGTCGGCCTGAAACAGGGAAGTATGCGTCGACTCGAGGGTGGTGAGGTCCTGGAAGTTGGTGGCACAGAGATGATCTTTGTTTTGCCCACCGAGATTAGCCCCCTTCACATCGATCCCCTCTATCTCAAAAGGGCTGGCCTGTCGCGGCAGCAAATCACAAGCCCTCAACCTAGAACAGACTTGCCTGAAGAACCCTCATCAGCACTGGGTTCGACCATTCGAAGTTCCCGAGGCCAGCAGTTCCGCCAGCCCATTGCGCCGGCCCCAGCAGACTACAAACGGCCGGGTACACCTCCCTCAGCAATCCGCGGGAAGCCCACACCCTCGCAGCACAAGTCACCCCATTATTCAAGTTCAGGTACTCTGTTACTGAACTCAAATGACATTGATCTCAGTCTCGACGAGAATAAGCATATTAAACCCCAGTACAGCTATGCGCAAATGATCACCCAGGCGATCATGAACACGTCAGAGGGAAAACTCAATCTCAATGGTATATACAACTTCATCATGAATAACTACGCGTACTACAGACACCAACAGGCTGCTGGCTGGCAG AACTCTATTCGTCATAACCTGTCTTTGAACAAAGCCTTTGACAAGGTCGCTAGATCCACGGACGAGCCTGGTAAGGGCATGAAATGGCAGATTGTCCCGGAGGCTCGGGACGAAATGATCCGAACCGCGTACaagggcggccgaggcggccacAGAGGCTCCTCtgcgccatcgtcgcccagTCAGTTGAACTACATCACCCACGGGCCAAGGGATGTGAATACCAGAGAACCTGCATCGGCACGGAAGAGAAAAGTCTCGGCGACGGGATCGCCACCTCCAAGCTCATCTTTAGCTGCCGTCCAATCCACCCCGGACCGCAGCACACGTCGCCTTGCCCCTCCAAGTACGGCGTTGACTGTCGACGGAAGCCCTCTTCCGCGACCACGGAAGGGTGGTGCGTCCGCTTCGAATAGCTTCACCTCGGCCAGCTACAATGACCAATCACCGACACTAACTTCGTCTTACCTTCCGGACGAGAATACCTCCTTTGTGACGCCAGCGCCTCACCGTGTCCATCCTCGGTTAGCCCCACCTAGCACCGCTCAGCGGCCGAGCCAGCATATGCCAACCAGCTCACCAGCGCCGTTCTGGAAGTATGCAGACATTGGAAGCACGCCCTTGAAACCCGCTGCCCATTTCGATATGAGCCCATCCAAACCCTCCTTGGGGGGCATTCCGCAGAGCAGCAGTCCACCCCCTGCGAAGTCGCCCACTAGTCCCACACGGTCCCAACGTCAGGAATCATCACGAGAGGTTCCAAGTGAGCCATCCAATCCacccgagatcgaggaggagcagggTTTCGATCTGGCAAA GGGATTCCAGAGTATCGGGTCATACCATGCTCCTGTGAGTCGGGGATTGTCCGTAGCTAGCGCTATGAATGGCCACACTTga